A stretch of DNA from Blastocatellia bacterium:
CGCTCAATTCCGTACTGACGCCATCAGTGGTCAACGAATTTCGCTTCAACTTTGTGTTCGATCACGTCGGCGATTACGCCAATGCGCCGTATTTGCCGCAGATCAGCGTGCGTGGCTTTGCGCTGGGCGCACGCAATTTCCTACACGGGCGGCCTGGCGAGTTTCCGGGACGTTACACCAAGGAGCAACGCCAGCAGTGGATTGACGGGTTGTCTATCATCAAAGGGCGTCACACGATCAAGGCGGGATTCGATATCAACCGCGTCGTGGATCGGAATTACTTCGCGCTCAACGTCAACGGCACATACAGCTTCTCCAGCGTGAACGATTTTCTGCAAGGCAACTTCAGTAGCTTTCAGCAACGCTTCTTCGCGCCTGATGTCACGCCGTTGGTTCGACAGACAGGCGTTGATTACGGGTTTTACATGCAAGACACGTTCCGATTGACCAACCGGCTGACGCTCTATTACGGGCTGCGCTATGACCTGCAAACGCTGCCGGACCCAATTGTCGTCAACCCTGATGTGCCGGAAACAGGCATCATCAACGAAGATAAAAATAACTGGGGACCGCGCTTCGGCTTCGCCTACAGTCCCTTTGGCGACAACAAGACAGTGATTCGTGGCGGCTACGGCATCTTCTACGGGCGCACGCCAAATCTGCTGATTAACGATGTGCTGACCAACAACAATGTCTATTCGTTCAACGTGTTCTTGAGCGCCGACGATGCGCGACAGCTTGGCATCACGTTTCCGGCCTTTGAAACGCTCAATCCGCTGAATCTGACGGCAGCCACCTTTGGCGGACTGAGTCAGCCGCCTGCCGGCTTCAGTCGTCGAGACCCGTTCAGCGACCTGCGCGTGTTTGCTCCTGATCGAGTGAATCCCTACATTCAGCAAGGCAACTTCGAGATCGAGCGCGAGCTGATCGCCAGCACAACCGTTGCTGTGACGTACTTGTGGACGAAGGGAACTCACTTGATGCGCGTCACCAATACGAACGTGATCCCGCCAACCGGATTCTCAACGATTAGCGAACTATCGGCTGACCGCCGCACCATCGTTCAATCGGTCCGCTTGCCGCGCATTGGTGTGACCACCGTTGCACTACGCCCAAATCCGTTTTATCGGCAAATTTTGACGATCCAGAGCGCATCCGATTCGGTCTATCATGGCATGGCGTTGCGCGTCAATCGTCGGTTCCGTCAAGGATTCTCGATGCTCTTGTCATACACGTTATCCAAGGCGATTGATAACATCGGCATCGTGGATGAGCGCAATTCGCTGGGTGGGTTCTCCAATTTGCTTGATCCGTTCAACGCGCGGCTGGATCGGGGTCCGTCGGACCTGGATCGCCGGCATCGGCTGGTGATCAGCGGCATTTGGGAAATGCCGTTTTTCAAGCGCGCCAACAACGCGCTGGTGCGACATCTGCTGGCCAATTGGAGCTGGAGCGGTATTGCGACGGTAGCCAGCGGTCGTCCCATCTCGGCTGAGGTCAATAGCACGTCATCTTCAGCCGATACCGATTTCAACGAAGACAATGTGATCTTCGATCGCGTGCCGTTTTATGGCCGCAACGCTTTCCGAGGACCGGATCAACGCTATGTAGACCTCGGACTGCGCAAGGAAATTGCCCTGGGTGAACGAAAGAGTTTGGAATTCATCTACCAGGTCTTCAATGTGGCCAATCATGCTCAGTTTACTATTGTCAATCGGAGCATGTACGATTCGGCGCGAACTGGCGGCGTTAATAACCGGCGATTCGTGTTGACACGACGGAACGATTTTCTGGCGCCGATCAGCGCGCGTCGAAATCGGGATATGCAATTTGGCCTGAAGTTCAAGTTCTGATTGATTGACCCGGTCAGGCTGGTTTGATACTATCTCTGGCCCGGTTTGAGTCAATTCTATATTCACGTGTGAAGCATGATGTCTGAAATCTGGCTCTCGCAGGGATGATTGTGGTTTCAGCTCATGCTTCACACGCAGAGCTTCAAGGAGGAGCATCTTTATGAATCAATTGAAATGGCTTGTATCCCTCGCGATTGTAGCCTGCGCGACAATTGGTGTCTTTGCTCAAGCAGTCATTATTGACGCGGTTGTGACAGGGCGGCAGATTGCCGATGCCAATGGAACAAACGTGGCTGCACCAAACAAAGTGGCGGTGACGGCCAATGGTTATGTGTTCACCGATATATCTGACGCTGCCAATGAACGAGTCTACCTGGCCGATGTCTCAACGACTCCGCCAAGGATTACATTGTTGACCGATGAAAATGCATTACGGGACAAAATTGATGCGGTCAACGGCGCTATGGCTCGTCCGGCGGCAGTTAGCATTCAGTCAGTCGGCGTGGCCGATGATGGAAGCATCATTCTAGCCAGCGATCAAAGCGGCGCTGAATCGGGCATGATTTTCCGCGTGAACCCGCAAACCAGAAATATCACGTTGCTGGCTGGACTGGATGGTCCGCCGACGCAAACCTCTGTTGAAGGCATAGCCTTCATTGCTGTCCGGGGCAAGACGATTTATGTCGTCCTCGAAGCGAACTTCGGCGCCCTCAACGGCGATAGCATTGCGATAGTCAGCGTGGACGCGCCTGATGGCGGCAGGACGCCGGCCCAAGAGTTTGTCGGAGAAGCTGAGCTGCGAAATATACTCGGTTTTACCGATCCGCTGGCCTTCAGGCCTGTCGGCTTCTTGCCGAATGGCAATCTAGTGATCTCCAACAGCGCGGCGGCAGCCGCTTCAGATGACATTCTGGAAATTAACACGCAAACCGGCGCGGTCACATTGCTGGTGGCCGCTACTGACATCGAAGCCGACATTGGCGCAGCGGATATTGGCCCCAACGGCGGCGCGGTGGATACCGACGGCACATTGTACCTCACTAACGCATTCGGCGTTGGCGATACTGATGACGGCGTGATCATCGTGCGCAATCCTGGCGGCGGTCGAGGCAACGCCGCCATGCTGGCTACTGAAGCTCAGATCATTGCTTCGCCCAGTATTGTCAACCCGGCTGGCGATCCGATTACGGGCCTTTTCATCATCAACGCTTCTGCTGTCTCTCCGAGGCGAGGCACGGTTGTCTTTGCGGACGGCAACTGCGATTGCCTGATACGCATTCGACAGCAGTAATCCACATCTTCACCACTACGACAGGGTTTCAAGCCGGACGCCGGCTTCAAGCCCTGTCACGCTTGCGAAACATAGCCCACGAAACGCGCCGACAACGCGAAAGAATCTCATCTTCATCGTTCGTGGTGTGCGGTTGCACACAAACAATTCCCTCAGGCCTTCACTGGAGGATCAAGTCGGCGCGACTGCGCGGCAATAACTGATAGCCGCTGTCAAACGGACGAAAGCGATCAAATTGGCTCAGAATGCCCACCACGCTGAACCGGCCTGATGGGGTGGTCATGCCTGGAATGCCCGTCTCGCGCAGAATGCGCAGCGTCACCTCACCAGTTCCATCGCCGATCAAGAGGTTTCCATTGTTGTTACTCGATGGAATTGAGCCATCAATGACTCGCACGTTATCCACGCGCACGAGCATTCCCTCGACCGTCTCGTCAAGCTGAGCGATTGTCCTCACAAGCGGGGTGACGCTGCCGCCCACGCCGAGCCTGCTTGCGCCGAACGGAGATGGGAAGGGAGCATTGGGCAGCGGATTGGTGACATCCAACATCAAGACGCCATTAAACACTGAGAGGCGACCGGTGACCGAAAGGAGGTCGCCCAGAACCGCTTGCAGGTTCGTCGAGCGCAAACGAAAAACATTGATGCCGGCTGTGGCATCTTGCACGTAAATATCACTGTTGCTACTGCTGAATGTTCCGTTGCTAACCGTCACGGTTCCCACAATGCGCGCGGGAAAACCAAGAAACTGCGGAACGCCCCAGTCGTCATTGACGCGCAACGCCGCAATGGGCGTTGTGCCGGCGAAGTAACCGCCGCGCGCGACTGTGATCTGTCCGGCTCCGTCGCGTGCTCTCACCTCATACTGAACACGCGCGCCATCAGGTTGAGCTGGAATCGTGCCGATGAAATCCGTGTTGGACACGCGGCTCAACTCCACTGTCGTGCGTTCACCATCGTTGATTGAATACGTCAGCGTCGCCGAATCAATCACACCGGAGTTATCGGCGATCTGCGCTTGAATGATGACGCGCTCATCGGAGCGAGGCAGGAGCGGCAAGTGCGTCACGATCACCGAGGGTGGAAAATCCGTGCGAAGGCCAGCTTCAGCGCCATCCTCAGCAAATGGTATTCGCGGCAAGCGGGCGCTGGTGACAATGTAACCGTTGCCGTTTGTTTCTACCGTGATTGTGCCACGAGCAACGATGCCTTGATGACTCACGCTGCTGCCGGAAGGACTCTGCTGATTTTGAAAAACAAACGGTGGACGATTGGCCGGCGCGTCGGCATCTGGCGGTGTCGGGCGCTGACCGCTGGTCGGCGTTGTGTTGATAAACAAATCGAGCGCCTCAACCGATGGATGCCCGAAGGTGTTGGTTCGTCCTGCTTGCACGATGCCGACCTCGGCTTTGAGCGCAGCGAGGAATGTCGGGTTGCTACTGGTGTTGCTGCCGTGGTGACTGAGTTGCAGAACGTCCACATCGCCGACCAATTGCGCGACAGTGGATTCAACATCCGTCGTATTGTTGCCGCCGCCGGTCAGGTCGCCAGCCACGAAGAAATCGAAATCACCATACTGAATGAGCAAGCCGATCGAGGCCGAGTTGTCGCGTTGATCGAATTGATCGGTGCGACCGAAGATGCCGACACGTCCACCGCTAGCCAATTGCCCGTTGACAACCAAGCAAGTCGCCGTCGCACCGCCGCCCAGATCAATCACCTGACCGGCGCGCATCGTCGCACGCACTGGTCGAGCAGCGTTCAGGTAGGCTGTAATGGCGGGATTGCTGGTAACGGTCAGGTCGCCACTGTCATAAGCGATGCCGGGAGCGAATCTGGCCGCCACTTCATCCAGCCCGCCGATGTGATCGGCATCGTAATGCGTGGCCACCATCACATCCAAGCGCGTAAGCCCTGCGCTCTCCATGAACGGAATGATGGCTGACGTGCCGGCGCCATCCGGTCCACCATCTATCAGCATGGTCTTGCCCGTCGGCGAAACGACAAGCGCAGCATGACCCTGACCAATGTCAATGAAATAAATTCGCAACAGACCGGCTTGCGGATGAACCAACGGCATGAACCACGCCACGCAGCTCACGACCAAACAACCGATAAATACTCTCGTTTTCATAGAACGGCATTATACAGCAAGGCCGTTTGATCCGCCCACAAACCGGCCTGTTGCCGATTTTTCTCGTCTCAGCCCGGACGCGTGCGTCGTCAACAGCCCTACCGGCGGCTCATCGCCGGCGGCCGCATCTTCTGAGTAGGTGGACAAAAGTTCTGGGACATTTTGGGGGACGGGCAGTTTTGGAGCGCGGTGACGTGTCACCGCTTCCCGACCAAAGCCGCGACACGTCGCAGCACTCCAAAAACGCCCCGACCTTTTGTCACATTACTTGGTTGGTTTCCTCGACCCCGCTTGGTTCCATCGAGGCGATGCGACTGGAGGCTAGAAAAACGGTCTGGCCAAACCGCCGAAAATCGAAACGGCGAGCCAGCCAATCACCATGTACGCGATCCAACCGATGAGGCACACCACCACGGC
This window harbors:
- a CDS encoding TonB-dependent receptor → MSKPTACLLTALIAVCFHLVGAPSAAAVQSQAAAAALEGTVVDPTAAVVPGATVTATNKETGLTRTVVTDERGRYVLSLLPPGDYTVTVNKEGFAEVKFDTVTLRVGDTVSLEVRLELATLREETIIVAADQLPLIEPTRTHTGTVIDRLAIDKLPLNGRNWTELVLLTPGVTDADDFGNVSFGGADRVSNNVQVDGADNNNAFFGEIRGRTRAPFQFSQETIQEFRVGNNTFAAEFGRAGGGIVNAITRSGTNNWRGSGFYYIRDDHFNANNTVNKSSRPPIPRPKERRQQFGGNLGGPLVRDKLFFFFNYDQQIRNEPLGVILSRDVENDIASLPPAIRARAEAFFFPLAGAVPRDFDQINFFPRLDWTITQNHSLTATHNFQRYRSTNGVFSQPTTDDSIYSNARNFTDSYTTVISLNSVLTPSVVNEFRFNFVFDHVGDYANAPYLPQISVRGFALGARNFLHGRPGEFPGRYTKEQRQQWIDGLSIIKGRHTIKAGFDINRVVDRNYFALNVNGTYSFSSVNDFLQGNFSSFQQRFFAPDVTPLVRQTGVDYGFYMQDTFRLTNRLTLYYGLRYDLQTLPDPIVVNPDVPETGIINEDKNNWGPRFGFAYSPFGDNKTVIRGGYGIFYGRTPNLLINDVLTNNNVYSFNVFLSADDARQLGITFPAFETLNPLNLTAATFGGLSQPPAGFSRRDPFSDLRVFAPDRVNPYIQQGNFEIERELIASTTVAVTYLWTKGTHLMRVTNTNVIPPTGFSTISELSADRRTIVQSVRLPRIGVTTVALRPNPFYRQILTIQSASDSVYHGMALRVNRRFRQGFSMLLSYTLSKAIDNIGIVDERNSLGGFSNLLDPFNARLDRGPSDLDRRHRLVISGIWEMPFFKRANNALVRHLLANWSWSGIATVASGRPISAEVNSTSSSADTDFNEDNVIFDRVPFYGRNAFRGPDQRYVDLGLRKEIALGERKSLEFIYQVFNVANHAQFTIVNRSMYDSARTGGVNNRRFVLTRRNDFLAPISARRNRDMQFGLKFKF
- a CDS encoding MBL fold metallo-hydrolase encodes the protein MKTRVFIGCLVVSCVAWFMPLVHPQAGLLRIYFIDIGQGHAALVVSPTGKTMLIDGGPDGAGTSAIIPFMESAGLTRLDVMVATHYDADHIGGLDEVAARFAPGIAYDSGDLTVTSNPAITAYLNAARPVRATMRAGQVIDLGGGATATCLVVNGQLASGGRVGIFGRTDQFDQRDNSASIGLLIQYGDFDFFVAGDLTGGGNNTTDVESTVAQLVGDVDVLQLSHHGSNTSSNPTFLAALKAEVGIVQAGRTNTFGHPSVEALDLFINTTPTSGQRPTPPDADAPANRPPFVFQNQQSPSGSSVSHQGIVARGTITVETNGNGYIVTSARLPRIPFAEDGAEAGLRTDFPPSVIVTHLPLLPRSDERVIIQAQIADNSGVIDSATLTYSINDGERTTVELSRVSNTDFIGTIPAQPDGARVQYEVRARDGAGQITVARGGYFAGTTPIAALRVNDDWGVPQFLGFPARIVGTVTVSNGTFSSSNSDIYVQDATAGINVFRLRSTNLQAVLGDLLSVTGRLSVFNGVLMLDVTNPLPNAPFPSPFGASRLGVGGSVTPLVRTIAQLDETVEGMLVRVDNVRVIDGSIPSSNNNGNLLIGDGTGEVTLRILRETGIPGMTTPSGRFSVVGILSQFDRFRPFDSGYQLLPRSRADLILQ